The genomic stretch ttgctaaaataagaaggcaATAATTTTCTTCAGTAAGATGACGATGAGACCTTCAATTCTAGGGATGGAAAGAGACAAAAGAATGTAAtcttaaattcaaatttgaaaacGTCATCATCATCCAATCTCCATCTCTATAAGGCTGGTAATTAGGAtatcaaaaaaaaaacagaacCAGCCGAAAGTGCCAGGTTCCAACAAATGGAAGGTATATATAGCTGCTATGTAGCAAGTGTAGGTCCATTATATAATTCTTCAACTTATTAACCTTTTGTTATCAAGCATCACTAGTATATAAGCATCGCTAATAATGTTCAATGCCTATACAGATTCATCCCAAACAAATAGTAACTACTAAAAATACATATCCCAAAATCAATAATCATACAACGAAATCTCTTTAACTCTTGCATGCACCAAACAGCATCATCATATTTTGCAAAGAATATTATAATATCAAAACACTGAAGATGTTTAGCTAAGCAATTAGAAGATTGATTATGGAAACCAACCATCCGATTACATACTAAAGTAACCATCCATATATTGTGAACTGAAGGTCGACAAAGGTCAACTAATTAACGCCGCATTGCATGCAAAGGACCACATAGCGACGAAAAAATACTATGCTATTTAAACCGAACTTTTGTGACTCTTCCCGCGCTAACATTAAAACAAGACAATTGCAACCATCTACACCCAGATATTATGCCACACGTTCCAGTATATAGAAATTTTAACATACATCTGAAATTTTCACTTTGAACAATCAAACATCCCAGCAACATAATTCGTATCTACAGCTAGATCCAACAGAAACAGGAATCATGAAAATGAATTATATAACCGTAAACTGTCGATGACGGTACGTCCTCACAGCTTCAGCTAGTGGACGCCAGAAGCAGGACCCATGCCCCAAGCTGACGCAAGACACGCAACCGGCTCGTGTGACTGGCGCTGAGAACTGCAGATGACAAAAGATGAGCGCCCGTAGGGTAGCAGCGGAGTTCCGGTGCTAGGCGAAGCAGCTGCCACCAGCCACGGACGACGTGCGACGGAGGTTGGGCACTGCAACTCGGGACGGCGCTGATGGACGAAGCAGTTGCTGCCAGCGACGCTAGAGGCACGCGAAAGAGTCAGGGCGATGCGGTTCTGATCGACGCCGACGCAAGTTTCTGGGAAGGTGGAGACGCGGGGATGGGATGTTCAGCGGCAAAGGAGGAGAGCTTTTGGGGGTAAGGTGACCGTTTGTTCAGAAAAGAGGAATGGATgaaaattaggattaggaattatGTGGTCAAAACAAACAGCGCTTTTGAATTTAGGATAAATATgggtaaattttatttttattttatattaggTCAAACAAACAGCTCATTGTATacattatacaaatattttattgtaCAAATACTCTATTAGTTCCTAGCAGAGTTCCTTTCTTAATTCCCAAAGATAGGTAGCTCCGAAAAATGTGCAACCTATAGATTTAGAAACCTTACTTCATTATGCAGAGGTTAAGTTTGCCCAGTTTGGACTCCACCTAGGTTGCTAAGGTGAAAAAGATTCCTTTGTTAGGTACGTTTGTGAGCTAGATTAGCCTCAACCAAAGTTGTAAGTTAATGCGGGTTACTCTTGTGTTATTTGGTTAAGATGGATAAGTTTGGGTTTCAGTCTAGGCTGGATGAGGTTTGGTTGTGATGATGGCATGATGCCATGTGATAAGAATTGGTCCTTGGAGACAATTGATTTTGGGGATGTGTTTATTGGTCCTTGGAGACAATTGATTTTGGggatgtgtttttttttttttattctagaCATTACAATATCATAAATTTACGCATATTATATGATTAGggaaatagatttttttaattttttttaattaaatgaatAAAGTGTAATATCTAATTCTTTAatgttttttatatattttttaaattttatctataaaatttaggataaaaaattacattttattttttcaaataaaaaaattgagaaaatttaACTATACTCATATATACAATATTTAAAGACTTTTATTTACTATTTGGTCTCGGTCAAATTTTAAATTCGGATAAAATACCTTAAGAATCTCCAAGATTTGTCACCTATGACACTATTTGGCTtaagtcaaattttaagttttaataaaACACTTTAAGAATCACCAAGATTTGTCACTAATGATGCATACACATTGATACGGATGTAGGACACAATATGATACAGAACATTCGAACGCacgaatttaaaatttttataaaatatgaagacacggtatatatataaaatataaagtattttttagataaattgtaatgatattttagtattttattgttattaaaatataaattaattttttaattatttttaatattttttaattatttaaaataatttttgttttaataattaataatatatactatttctaaactcatttcaaaaatacatgttaagaataagattgGATACGCTAACACGTGATGGTATTTATTAGGTGTGTCAAAGTATgttcgaaatttttttattttttattaagatacgTGTGTCGGACGAGTATCAATGAGTAGGGACGGACATACGAGAGGCGAGTGGAAGCCTCGTCCTCCCTCCccagattttttttaaaattaatagtaataagttattaaatatgatttaattttttaaaaaaattgtttaatatttagtctagtataaataacaGTCCAGTTTaacttaaatattaataatttctaatatctaaaatataagtaacaatattaaaaaatctaaaaaaatatgttttaattaaataaaaattttcaaatccaataaagtggattttttttcttcttgtgaCAATCATTTTTGATTCATTTACTATTAATTCTCTTTGTTTCAACAGCTACAATTGAGAGATCTTTTTCATCTATAATGATGGTAATTAAagaataactaaaaaataaaataaaagatgaattttttgttaattgtcttttaattatattaaaaaaattgttgaaaAATTTGACACAGATTGTattatcaataaattttataatacaaaaaattgactattttaataataaaaactatctacatatttttttatatttttaaatatattttatatctgtatatttttattatatatcttaattatataattttttacaaaattttttaatattatatatattttattaacttttcataataatatttttggatCTGTCCTATAGTTGAGTGTCATGTCGAAAGTGTATgtgataataaataaaaaaaagttttcctAATTCATAGTTTGTCACTGAGCTAAAGTCTTATCTCTCCTGAATAggttattttttaagtttactTCGCCGTCAATAACAATGATGCAGCGACGAGCCATTAGTACGAAAGTCTTGCATGCATAGGAGGAGGTAACAAAAAGATTTAGTGATATAATTTTGGTAATTgacaaaataaatcaaatgaaatcttttttttttttctcaatgtgcatattttcttgaaaatattttgtaacatggttgactttattatttattaattttaaatttttaacaacaACATAAAAAAACATAGCCTATTTTATCGTTGTCGATGTATCTTACTATCTTACGCGAGATAaagagattttaaaaaaaaaaaactttctaCTAAGTGTTCTTAGGTTAGCAAAATTCTTTGGATccgaatttaaaaaaaaaaaataaagaagaaaagatgCTACTGATATTAATCCCGGTTACTTTTCAAAGTGCCTTTTGAAAAATTAGTAGAGCAAGGACTTTCCTTGGATCAAAGGTCATGCTTGAAATAAATTAAACGGAAAAGTTCGAGGTTACCCCGAATGTAGGTAAAAGAAAAAAGCTAAAACGAATGCAAATTATTGCTGTCTATGATGATGATTACAGCAACTCTCCATAAGCTAAGTAAATTGATTAAAGCCACATTTGTCTATAGATATAATACTACCATAATATGAACACACCAAAAAGCAAGAAGGAAATATACCTTACGTGTTTCTTCCATTTGAATAATTGAATCTccccttcttctctcttctatCCTTTTCACCTTTTTATCAATTCTGTATACTCTTATTCTTAAGTAAACCATTAAAATagtatccaaaaaaattaacattcacaaattaaaatatattctaaaaaaaacAACCCCTTGTGATTTGTTATAACACTTgaaaaattttagatatttaataaaacaatgtaactataaataaattttagaaaatagtTAAAAAGTATAATATCTAatcatgttatatatatatacaaaattagttattaaattagtcatttatataaaatataaattaaaatacaaaatatatcttaaaaataaattaaataacatatatattatttatacataaatacataatagCTAAACTTTTATATGTACATAATATTTTTGGTATACTATTTTAGACACTAGCAGAGAGTTCTATTTATTTGAAATTCATTTTTTGGTACTAGAATATTTTAGAtatcattttgaatttttgatggcCTACTCTTTCATCATTTTAATCTTTTTGGACGGCTGTTTGTCTATCACTTTGGCCATCCAATTCCAACTAGATTCCTTCGCACCTTAGACCATGACCCAACACTATCCCCCTTTAAACCCAATATAAATTTCAAGAAAACAATTCACTAAACATAACTCTCTTCATTCATCGCCTCCAATGGCTGCTACCATGTCTAATTTCTCAAGCCAGAGCACCTCCCAAAGATCACTGGCCATGATGTTGGCTCTAGTCTCAGCAGTGGTGTTATCTCCTTTGTATGCCAACTCCAAGAGCGATACGAGGAGCTACCATGAATCAAGATGGAGCTCTAGTTTTGTTCTCCCTATGGTTCTTGCTGGACTCATAATTGCCATCAGAACAGCGTCTTCGCCTTCGACCTCTCCGAGATCCTCACTGCTACCTTCTCCTGACCCCTCATGGGTGCTCAGAATCGGAAGCTCTTCTTGGGGACTTGCGGCGGTTTTGCTTATGCTTT from Arachis stenosperma cultivar V10309 chromosome 9, arast.V10309.gnm1.PFL2, whole genome shotgun sequence encodes the following:
- the LOC130951346 gene encoding uncharacterized protein LOC130951346, which produces MAATMSNFSSQSTSQRSLAMMLALVSAVVLSPLYANSKSDTRSYHESRWSSSFVLPMVLAGLIIAIRTASSPSTSPRSSLLPSPDPSWVLRIGSSSWGLAAVLLMLLLVLYWQASVQEFFWR